From the genome of Oryza glaberrima chromosome 1, OglaRS2, whole genome shotgun sequence:
ATCTAAAATTTTACATGATGAGATTTTCTCTTCTCTACTCAAGAATTTGCACTAGGATCTACAATTTTACATGATGAGATGTTTCGCTTCTCTACTCCTACATGGTCTCCACGATGATCTCCCGTAGCTGGCGCCGAcacgcctcgccgtcgcggcgagcGACGAACGGGTGCGCGAGCAGCTGCGCCACCGTGGCGCGCCGTCGCGGGTCCTTGTGCAGGCACGACGCCACGAACCCGCGCagctccgccgacgccgccgcgctcgccggcaaCGACGGCGCCTCGCCGTCGCATATCGCCTTCTTGAGCCTCTCCCAGGACGGCCTCTCGCCGGCGGGCAGGATGGGGCAGCGACCCAGGAAGAGCTCCAGGACGGTCACGCCCAGGGCCCAGACGTCGGCGGCGCACGCGCCGCGCGGCCCGGCGTGGGCGTTCGGCTCGAACCGCTCCGGGCTCAGGTAGGCCGTcgatccggcggcgaccgggacccggcggcgctcgccggcgccgccgaggaagaTGCGCGACACGCTGAAGTCGCAGATCTTGACGTCCCCGCGGGCGCTGGCGAGGAGGTTGTCCGGCTTGAGGTCGAGGTGCGCGACGCCGCGGGAGTGCAGGTGCGCCAGCCCGGCGAGGCACCGCGCGGCCACCTCGGCGAGCGCGGGCTCCGGGAGGCCGCGCCGCCCTTCCccgcggagggcggcgaggacgcggccGAGCGACCCGGCGTCCATGAGCTCGAGCAGCATcgcgggctcgccgccggcgcaccgGAACACGGCGTGGCACCGCACGACGTGCGGCGACCACGAGCCCCACGGCCCGGCCCCGGCGGCCACGCGGCGgagcgcctccacctccacctccgcgccgccgtcgcagtaGTGCGCGGTCTTGAGCGCGAACACGGCGCTGGAGCCACAGCCGCGGAGCCGCACCTTGGCGACCACGCCCgacgcgccgtcgccgaggtcgGCGATCTTGTCGAAGTCCGATAGCCGCAGCACCTGCCCCAaatccatcgtcgtcgtcgcctccggcgcggcggcggccgggcgcgccgcccgcgccatcATCTCGTGCGGCGCGGCGAAGGGggatgctgccgccgccaccgtcgccatgaGGGGTGGATGGATCGATGGAAGCGACGAGATGAAGAAGCGGAGCTTGCTATTTATGGGCGCAGCGACCAAGTCGAGATGGAGCTCGGGAGGCTTACGCTTTGCTTGGCCCGTACGCAGTTGTAAAGAGACTCGGAGTCGGATTGGCGGGAACGAGAAAGCGCGGGAAAAAAAATGGGAGTGGCGGGTAAAGCGAAACCTAACGTCGGTCAAAATTCGAACGAAATTGCTATATTAGCGCACGCGCGCTACTTCCGGTTCCAGCGAACAATTCCAGATAAGGAAGGGAAAGGGGTTGCGTGTACTGTACGTATGTGCCAAAGGGCCCAAAGGGTTTATTGAGTTGCATTCAccgactttttttaaaaaaaattaagatgactagcaaaaatgcccgtgcgttttAATAGGTGAAAAACAATCCAATGACAATATACACTTTACATGTATAACTATGTCAATAATAGTATTTGTATGGATCGTTATAGCTAAGATATATTATAAGGAAAATTGGAACATCTTCAATATAATAGCCTAACCTCGACGATGGCAACGTTGCTGATGCTTGCTTTACCCAAAAGAATTGAATTATTCATGTGGCAGCATATAGTCTAAAATACTCTCTcaatctcattcttgcaaccaGTAATAGGATCAATCAAATCTTACACTGCCTCGCATGGTCAAGTCTACATAAAATAGAGCCACCGTGtactcttctctaaataacaattataaatatgtttattttgtaataTTATTTCCACATAATATTTTATCAAGAATAGTACATATACTTAACAAAATAGTCTGATATTACCTACAATGATGTGCAGGGCCTCCAATATAGGAGAATAGATGAGGAAACAAAAGCCTattaggagatggaaaaaatcgatggatccaaTCCGACCCAAACGTCTATCAATTTTATCTCGTTctgaggaaaaaaaaccaagcaAGACTTGTTTTAGATTCGGACGTCAAAACATTCGACCAACGCTTCGAAAAAACCAATCCGACATGAATTACGATGGATTATACAAACGTTAGGaatcttttttttctggaatcAAATGTTTTTCTTCTGAAACCAGACAGATTTTTGGCATTGCATGGTGTCgaaccataatttttttttataaacagtgGTTTTACTTGCGTTGAGTCGGACTGTTTTTCGGAGCGTTTTTTCTCGCGTTGAGTCAGATGGTTTTCTCTAACCGTATTTTTAGAAACGATGGTTTTGTTTTTCGCGCTTAGTTGGACGGTTTCTTGAACCATTGCGGGTTTTTTCTCGCGTTGAGTCCGATTGTTTCTACGATCCTTGTCAGGGTCCTGGGTGGGCCGCACACGGGCTGTCAGCCCATCACCAAGAAGTCCAAGAAAGCCCCAACCTGAAACAATACATAGCAGCAACAGCTTACAGGAGAGGGGGGCAAAACAGATCAATTGGCaaggcggcgaacggcggcggcggcgacctggagGCGGGCTTGCCTCCTTGTCGATCTCCTTGTTCCTCTCTACTTCTGCTAGTAATTTGTACCCCTATTCACTTCCATTTCCACCACAAGCTTGAGTTGTAGTAATACAATTGCAGCTCAAAACCACCTCTACCTCCATTGCTTGTACTGGATATAGGTTCATTGAGATTGGGTCTTGGGTTGCTAACAATCTAGTATCAGAGCTGTTCGGTTCGTGGGATCTCTCGTTATAGATGTGTTGGGATGGCAGGAGGGCAAGGTTGGGGAAGATTCTGGCAAGGGAGGTGCTGATGGCACTAGCGCACGTAACCTGTTCGAAGGAATGTCTAGCCAATATGAGGTGTCCGAGGAAGAAATTATTGTTGTCATGATTGAAGAGAAGGTAACTAAGGAAGAGGCATTGCATCTGATATATGAGTTGAGGGATGCCAAGCGTAGAATAGATGAGAAGTTAGATCGGTTATTGGAGATGTTTGGTGTGAAGCTAGATGGGGAAACCAATGGGGTTGGGGAATTCAATACTTCCACCAAGGAGCTCACCTCCACCACTGAAGCTGCAACACCTTCATCTACCCAGCTAATATCTGCCAACGGAACAACCAGCACTACCAACATTGACACCTCTGACGGCTTCAAGGACACGCCCGCCAAGTGTTCGACGTTAGTTCTTGATGTCAACTCCATCGCAAACCAAGCTGAGACTGTGCTTGTAGTTAGAACGAGCATGCCCAAGGGCGTTCCAGCACCTGTTGCATCAACCGAAGTCTTCTTACCAAGGTTGATCGCTGAAATGGACTTGGTCACATTGGTGCCCACCAGGTGTTCGGTGAAATGGCATGGGCAGGACAAGGTATTGATGACTGCAAACCCTCTTGTTGTTAATCCATGGCCACCTAATTCTCGATCCAGTTACAAAGGTATATGCGCCGAACAACAGCTAGAACCATGGCCATCCTTTTGGGGCAATCAAGGTAGAGGGGAATGTGTGCAGTCTTTACCATTGCTATCTCAAACAAATGCAGCTCTTGTGTCCCTGGTGTCATTGCTTAATGAAATATCAAGGCTAGAGTGCATGGAGTTGAAGCTATGGCGACCACCTCAAGAAAGTTCATATGTTATGAGAAATTATGCTACTACCATGCAAGCCAAAGAGGGGGTTGTTGGGATGTCTGTGTTATTTGTTCTAGCTACAAGACAATTTATGAGATGTGCTTTATTTCTTCCTGATGGCTCATGGAATTGGGGTGATAACAGAGAAATCAAACTAATTCTTGCGTTAGATGGCTGGAAAGACAGAGAGTTCAAGTACTGCATTAACTCGGCGGAAGTGATGGATCTAGCCATGGTTTCCCAAGGAGCAGCACCCCAATATTTCCGTGTCCTCAAGAATGGACGCAGGGTTCAGTTGTCAGCTCAAATCTCCTTTGCTGTGCAGAAGCCGCGGGATGGCTTTGATGAAGCTGGTTCGCAGTGGGAAGAAATCAAACGAAATCATTGCAGGAGGAGATCTTCTCTGTCTCCCAAGGGCACCAACCAGTTTCAATTACAATTAAGGCGGGCAAGATTCCTGAAGCGTATGGAAGCATTTCAAGAAGCCCCTGCCCCCTGCCTCAATGAAGATGATGTCAACT
Proteins encoded in this window:
- the LOC127773971 gene encoding mitogen-activated protein kinase kinase 9-like; this translates as MATVAAAASPFAAPHEMMARAARPAAAAPEATTTMDLGQVLRLSDFDKIADLGDGASGVVAKVRLRGCGSSAVFALKTAHYCDGGAEVEVEALRRVAAGAGPWGSWSPHVVRCHAVFRCAGGEPAMLLELMDAGSLGRVLAALRGEGRRGLPEPALAEVAARCLAGLAHLHSRGVAHLDLKPDNLLASARGDVKICDFSVSRIFLGGAGERRRVPVAAGSTAYLSPERFEPNAHAGPRGACAADVWALGVTVLELFLGRCPILPAGERPSWERLKKAICDGEAPSLPASAAASAELRGFVASCLHKDPRRRATVAQLLAHPFVARRDGEACRRQLREIIVETM